In Glandiceps talaboti chromosome 4, keGlaTala1.1, whole genome shotgun sequence, a single window of DNA contains:
- the LOC144434265 gene encoding synaptic vesicle membrane protein VAT-1 homolog, whose amino-acid sequence MQGLIAYRNITDEYNKRLHCNYCSVTTSNKSMSKTIVLTGFSGFDKLQTLQYEIPQPKKGEVLVEVKACGLNFAEISARQGLYVPMPKLPLVMGLECAGVISKLGEGVTELTVGTRVACLHEWGLWSEYVTLPAENCFAIPDEMTFEEAAAIPVNYLTAYLMLFDFGNLRPGKSVLIHMAAGGVGFAAAQLCKTVPKVTTYGTASQHKHDAIRENGITHPIDYRTQDYKQEILKIDPKGVDIVLDPLSGKDTTKGYQLLKPMGKIITYGGANFINGERLHYWAMFKNWWNIPSFTGMKLMGHNKSISGFHVAKMTNEFELLANAFDTLMQMFKDGQIKPKIDSVFTFEKVADAMKKMYDRKNVGKIILVPGMVQETKTEQ is encoded by the exons ATGCAAGGGTTAATAGCTTATCGTAACATCACCGATGAATACAATAAAAGATTACACTGTAACTACTGCAGTGTGACCACATCTAACAAAAGTATGTCTAAAACCATTGTGCTTACTGGGTTTAGTGGTTTTGATAAACTTCAAACACTCCAATATGAAATACCACAACCAAAGAAAGGTGAAGTGCTGGTTGAAGTTAAAGCATGTGGGCTAAATTTTGCAGAAATCTCAGCTCGTCAGGGACTGTATGTTCCGATGCCAAAACTTCCACTGGTTATGGGACTGGAGTGTGCTGGTGTGATCTCGAAACTTGGTGAAGGGGTGACAGAACTAACG GTTGGAACGCGAGTAGCATGTCTTCATGAGTGGGGATTATGGTCAGAGTATGTAACATTACCAGCTGAGAACTGTTTTGCAATTCCTGATGAGATGACATTTGAAGAAGCAGCAGCTATTCCTGTTAATTACCTGACAGCATATCTAATGTTGTTTGATTTTGGTAATTTACGTCCTGGTAAAAGTGTCCTCATTCACATGGCAGCAG GTGGTGTTGGTTTTGCTGCAGCCCAGCTGTGTAAAACTGTACCTAAAGTTACAACATATGGAACGGCATCACAACACAAACATGACGCAATCAGAGAGAATGGAATAACCCATCCCATTGATTACAGAACGCAAGATTATAAACAAGAAATACTTAAAATTGACCCAAAAG GTGTTGACATTGTACTTGATCCATTGAGTGGCAAAGACACGACGAAGGGATATCAATTACTTAAACCGATGGGCAAAATAATTACATACg GTGGTGCTAATTTTATAAATGGTGAACGTCTTCATTACTGGGCCATGTTCAAAAACTGGTGGAATATACCATCCTTTACTGGTATGAAGTTAATGGGTCATAACAAATCTATTAGTGGATTTCACGTCGCCAAGATGACCAATGAGTTTGAACTCCTTGCCAACGCTTTTGACACGTTGATGCAAATGTTCAAAGATGGACAAATTAAACCAAAGATTGATTCAGTGTTCACATTTGAAAAG GTTGCTGATGCTATGAAGAAAATGTATGACAGAAAGAATGTTGGCAAAATTATCTTAGTTCCTGGAATGGTACAAGAAACTAAAACAGAACAATAA